One segment of Clavelina lepadiformis chromosome 2, kaClaLepa1.1, whole genome shotgun sequence DNA contains the following:
- the LOC143446295 gene encoding uncharacterized protein LOC143446295: protein MSASTQYPTGYALSWKRYSVYTQKPSSYVLSKNVRVQYPSLHVLERLPSGKRSTSVESLNLLSSRRFEDREGFMSRKVPGDCTPSSSDTLVDEDDLQEEIVVPFEGPIQFRERPGEGSARVGAGMVLRNRSHKKVVAFSTEHSRTLQPRLQPEDVSLVPSAGAFFSTSHGSSLYSDMLEDGDSIDVKSDTASHAHDIEPSVKSGESLVLNQTLAGSLIASGPCLSSWKKKNILKKKLFTVASPASALYKVTRGHDISFCIVCLAAACSPFILLGAGIDTIEKSADIAYLFFTLLVTFFVATLSLEAVLRWNIYRKWERLSLAYLRPIVHEGSSECGSASDLSSLADTVDDK, encoded by the exons ATGTCAGCTTCAACACAATATCCGACTGGCTATGCTTTGAGTTGGAAGCGTTACTCTGTTTATACTCAGAAGCCCTCCTCGTATGTTTTGAGTAAGAACGTGAGAGTCCAGTATCCTTCGCTCCATGTCCTGGAGAGACTTCCAAGCGGAAAACGATCTACTTCGGTTGAATCTTTAAATCTTCTCTCCTCACGCCGTTTTGAAGACAGGGAAGGATTTATGTCGCGAAAAGTTCCTGGAGATTGCACTCCATCTTCCAGTGATACCCTAGTGGATGAGGACGATTTGCAGGAAGAAATAGTTGTTCCTTTTGAAGGCCCCATCCAATTTAGAGAAAG ACCAGGTGAAGGAAGCGCACGTGTAGGCGCGGGTATGGTGTTACGCAATCGAAGCCACAAGAAAGTGGTCGCGTTTTCAACCGAACATTCCCGTACACTTCAACCTCGTCTCCAACCAGAAGATGTCTCTCTAGTTCCATCTGCCGGTGCTTTCTTTA GTACCTCCCATGGAAGTAGTTTGTACTCAGATATGTTAGAAGATGGCGACAGCATTGATGTAAAATCAGACACAGCTAGTCATGCTCATGATATAGAACCCAGTGTCAAGTCAGGAGAATCATTGGTTTTGAACCAAACATTGGCAGGTTCTTTAATAGCTTCAGGTCCTTGTCTGTCTTCCTGGAAGAAAAAGAACATTTTGAAGAAGAAACTATTCACTGTTGCCAGCCCTGCTTCTGCGTTATACAAG GTAACCCGAGGTCACGACAtttctttttgcattgtgtGCTTAGCGGCCGCCTGCAGTCCGTTTATTTTACTTGGAGCCGGTATCGACACGATCGAAAAATCTGCCGACATTGCTTACTTGTTTTTCACGTTACTTGTCACCTTCTTTGTCGCAACACTATCATTAGAGGCGGTGTTGCGCTGGAATATTTATCGCAAGTGGGAACGACTTTCCTTGGCATATCTGCGACCAATAGTACATGAAGGCAGCAGTGAATGTGGGTCCGCTTCTGATCTTTCTTCTTTGGCAGACACAGTTGATGATAAGTAA